A genomic stretch from Azospirillum lipoferum 4B includes:
- the sufD gene encoding Fe-S cluster assembly protein SufD gives MTAQHPSPLHPMTYSTRGADPATAPALLAPLDQMGAGLPGSGLSWLNELRAAGRERFAAVGLPTIRNESWRYTNLRDLAKVSFQPAAPAAATIDLLPTVRAEGQDGPRLVFVDGRFRADLSSVDGLPPGVELLSLAAALTTHSDLLADHIGRLAAADDRPLVALNSAYLADGAVLHVPAGVQVERPIELVFVSVGTEAQATSCHPRSLLIAEAGSKAVVVEHHVGRGAGTTLSNHVTEVFVGEGATLHHYKSQREGGGAIHLSHIAATVATGGCYDNFILTTGAKLSRNEVVSRLDGTEARTHVSGGYLVRGSQHADTTTVIVHAQPNGTSREVYKGVIDDTARAVFQGKITVCPDAQKTDGYQLNRALLLSDGAEIDSKPELEIHADDVKCSHGCTAGELDDDALFYLRARGIDRDTAQGLLIGAFLSESLEEIAEESIRDAFQGIIAGWLEEQK, from the coding sequence ATGACGGCGCAACATCCCTCCCCCCTTCACCCCATGACCTACTCGACGCGGGGCGCCGATCCGGCGACGGCGCCGGCCTTGCTGGCTCCGCTCGACCAGATGGGGGCCGGGCTTCCCGGCAGCGGCCTGTCCTGGCTGAACGAGCTGCGCGCGGCGGGCCGCGAGCGCTTCGCCGCCGTCGGCCTGCCGACGATCAGGAACGAGAGCTGGCGCTACACCAACCTGCGCGACCTCGCCAAGGTCAGCTTCCAGCCGGCCGCCCCGGCGGCGGCCACCATCGACCTGTTGCCGACGGTGCGGGCCGAGGGGCAGGACGGCCCGCGTCTGGTCTTCGTCGACGGCCGTTTCCGCGCCGACCTGTCCTCCGTCGACGGGCTGCCGCCGGGCGTCGAGTTGCTGAGCCTCGCCGCCGCGCTGACCACCCATTCCGACCTGCTGGCCGACCATATCGGCCGCCTCGCCGCGGCGGATGACCGTCCCCTGGTGGCGCTCAACAGCGCCTACCTCGCCGACGGCGCGGTCCTGCATGTGCCGGCCGGCGTTCAGGTCGAACGCCCCATCGAGCTGGTCTTCGTCTCCGTCGGGACCGAGGCGCAGGCGACCTCCTGCCATCCGCGCAGCCTGCTGATCGCAGAGGCCGGGTCGAAGGCGGTGGTGGTCGAGCACCATGTCGGCCGTGGTGCCGGCACCACGCTGTCGAACCATGTCACCGAGGTCTTCGTCGGCGAAGGCGCCACCCTGCACCATTACAAGTCGCAGCGCGAAGGCGGCGGCGCCATCCACCTGTCGCACATCGCGGCGACGGTGGCGACCGGCGGCTGCTATGACAACTTCATCCTGACGACCGGTGCCAAGCTGTCGCGCAACGAGGTGGTCAGCCGCCTGGACGGGACCGAGGCGCGGACGCATGTCAGCGGCGGCTATCTGGTCCGCGGCAGCCAGCATGCCGACACCACCACGGTGATCGTTCACGCCCAGCCGAACGGCACCAGCCGCGAGGTCTACAAGGGCGTCATCGACGACACGGCGCGCGCGGTGTTCCAGGGCAAGATCACCGTCTGCCCGGATGCGCAGAAGACCGACGGCTACCAGTTGAACCGCGCCCTGCTGCTGTCCGACGGGGCCGAGATCGATAGCAAGCCGGAGCTGGAAATCCACGCCGACGACGTGAAGTGCAGCCACGGCTGCACCGCGGGCGAGCTGGACGACGACGCGCTGTTCTACCTGCGCGCCCGCGGCATCGACCGTGACACCGCCCAGGGCCTGCTGATCGGCGCCTTCCTGTCCGAATCGCTGGAGGAAATCGCCGAGGAATCGATCCGCGACGCCTTCCAGGGGATCATCGCCGGCTGGCTGGAGGAGCAGAAGTAA